GTGGGAACAAAGAACCGTGGCTTGCATACCGCGTACCGAGGCAACAACTGCTCATTGGGATCAGAAAGTCTTGGATCGCGAGATTGTGCGAGTCGTGAGTTACGCGGAGAGACACAACGTCATTGGTGTAGCGCGTCGtcattgattataattatttttataatttaatctgTACCCAAAGTAAAGTCATTTTGTTGTATAATTTAGTACACCGAGTGTTAGACATCTTTTGTTGATTAGCAAACCCATTAATcgtttgaattaaattttttacgacgACGTTGCTAATTGTggtgatttaaattttgttttggaAGTGCAGGAAAAGAGATAGAAGATTTGTTAGTTTGAGGTATTGTTGGTAaagaagataaatttattagtcgAGTCAAAAATAgtgattaaaatataataaagtaaacTAACTACCACGACTACTGTGCGAAAGAAGTAGTGGTATGTTTTTTATTCCACGTTAAATTCAAGAGCCaacgttattattattccgACCGCTACGCTTGCTGGCGACGCCATTTTGACGAGACTGAGTTGTAGTACAATTGGAAAGTTGTGCTCcgtaaagtaaaatattttttgttgtatgTAAACCGTGATCTCAcgttacaaataatattttttttctttactcaaaagttttgtaaagaaaaattaagtaCCAGTCGAAGACCTGGCGAcgaggaagaagaagaaaattttaaaaattcatttattaacaacatTGTCAGccataaacaataaaatatgagGGTAGAAATAGTATCAGCGACGGACTTTTTAGTCCAATTACTGAGAATAAGATCAGACCACATGCCCGAGTATCATTTGTCAGAGCATCAACTGGAGATGTTCAAATTGTCACTGACCGAGGTATTGCGACACCACTATACGGACCATTGGTTCCCTGATAGTCCGAACCGTGGATCTGGTTACCGCTGCCTCCGTATCAATGGTAAAATGGACCCCGTGATCGCCCTAGCAGGAGCTAATGTAGGTCTGGTGCCAAGACTACTCCGAGCATCGTTCCCTAGGGAATTGACGATGTGGATCGACCCTTCAGAAGTTTCATACCGGATTGGAGAAAACGGGTCTATCTGTGTTTTATACGAACGGAGTGAACCGGAACCCGAAGAAATAACACCGAGGccatcttcatcatcatcattatcatcatcgtCCTCGTCAACTTACTCATCGAGCTCATCAGCCTCCTCATCATCCGGTATGTCACCGTCACCTACATCGTCCCTTGGCAGCATTCCTCAGCAACAGCAATTTGAGAGCTGCAAGGGCTCACTTATGCACGAGCACTCGCAATTTAATGAGCAATTCGCGGCGTTTGTCTCCAGTtgaattatcaataataataatattaatatatcacGACGGGCTTAGTGCTGCGTCTAAATCTTCTTGTGTTTCCTCGTATTGTTTCGCCAATTGTCATGAAACTAAATGTATTTTATCACGAGTTACTACATGATAATTAATCCTTCCTGTCTCAACATCATCAGCAACCGAAGATTAATtgttacaaacaaaaaataacgacagttgataaataattaattattttaaaaaaagttaattacttgaacgccATATTGGACGCTCCCGTCCAACCACCAGTCCGTCCATCTGACTCATATTTTCTTGTGTCTCAACAAcagcaagaaaaaaatgaataaaaccGGCAGACCAACACGTCACTGatgcatcatcatcatcatcatcatctttaCGAACCATGGAACTCATACGAGAAAACTGATCTCAATactttaaatactttattgATATAATACTTGTGTAATGCAtcctgttaatttttttttctctttgtaCACCTCTGTCACACGAGGTCATCCCACCTATCCAACGGACACGGAGTCATCGTGATCAGTTCGAGTCCgcggattatttttttcttttttttttttctgtcaacgAGCGAGCAACAGCAGTCAGCAAGGGCCAGTACATCAGGTCCACCAGTGACTTGAGAACACGAGACAGCTCGTTTCATCaaacagcagcaacaacaacaacaacaacaacaacaataacaacagtaCCACCGTCACCCAGCATCAATCGCTCTTTtgatgtaaatgtatatagacATATAGCGTTTTAGGTAGATATTTACAGTGCACATGATTGTGTACACTGTGATCTTTTATTGTATATTTACATCCTGTAAAACAGCTGTGATTTTCTCCATGCAAAGGGTAAATGAAATTATTCATGTATGAAtgtcattttattatatatttttttttaatgtttgtcTAGTAACTTATGAATGTCAAGCTGTGTCTACTTGCGTCATTTAAATGAGAGTTGGTAACGAGGttctgaaaaaaagtcgatcgAAGCGTGTATCAGAGTGTATGTATTGTTTTGCTTgattatttactatttgatAACAAGTGCTATCGGAGAAGCTCCAATGACAAATCGATATGAATATtacgataaaaatgataaaaattaattccatTTAAATGTACaaatctatataattattgtaatataaatatatattgtttttacctttgtttataaaacaaagttagttttattattatttttaaaaatattaatctcCGAAAGCAATgtgttgaataattaattattgttaatgaaTGTGACGTACGAATGTTCTGATGAGTAAATGCGTGAATGATGAGTTTGTCGCATGAATGTGTTTAAATGTATGTGCAAAGATTGATTTTGCGTTCGCAGATTAATCGTTTTGATGGAAAATAGTTGCCAATATCTACacacatttttataaatcgtcACGTACGCCGGTGGACGAATGCTCTGTGTACGTAGCAATTATTAATGTCGTCTGTGATTATCATTAACATAGAAAAGGAATCATATAGAGTAAAGGAGAGAGAGAGGGGGAGAGTGTCTGAGATGAGAGAGATTTTAAAGAAAGACAATATTTAATATCGATAAATATCAAGTGCTAATCGATGAACTTTTAACGCATATAccgttttaaatattataaagtataaaaattatgtaaagtatatatgtatttatatatggaatattaattataaacgtAAATCAACTTAAAAAGTatagatatgtatatacatatatctaatttttaataatgtgatgataaaaaatatgtgcACGTAGCAATTTCCAAACTTTATTCGTCCTCTTTTACCGGTTACGCGTcgattacaataataatcattatatGGCTAAACTGATGTCATCGTACGCAcgctaaaatatatatttatatatatacattttttttacgtatggattttttttacttttcaaaagatttaaaaaattcgcgtaCGTCAccgtttatttgtaaataatatttactgcattttattttgacttggcaaaaaaaaaaaaaaaaaaaaattgtaaataagaatataatttacatatattttattaaaattattttttttcataaatttatatatttacaaccttgatattggatttatttttacaaacaaaattttaaaacaaaaaattaaaaaaaaacaaaaataaaaaaaaaattacaaaaattaaaattcaaaaaaattgttaacggGGCGTAcgtgtttttatatatatttacttttataacaaatgcatttttttgtcttttttatattatgcGATTAATAggtatgtaaaaaaaagtaataaggaaaatatatgtacacatatgTAAAAAGTTTATGCAAATATGACAAGTGgacgaaagaaaaaataataataaaaaattgattcgaTATCTCAGTGATACTGtatcttatatttaataatgcaATAGCGATAAAAAGTGCGGCGTGcgaagatatttaattttatttgtatgaatttttattgtaattaacgaaaaaagataaaaattatatatatagtactATATATACGCATATTCTCACATCTTGTAATTATACGTAGAGTCCTTCAGGAAGAATTTGTACAAACCCGCTGGGATGTTGCCAGCAAGTCTGTGATTTTAGCTTCGTTaattcagtatttttttaaaataaaaaacataaaataagaaaaaaataaagcgaGACAAAAATCGAAAcgataaataagaaataaacaaagaaacaaaaataataacaaagttTGCGAACGATGGTTATAAGAAGAGATTATAAGAATGTATGTGATGATGAGGTTCAAATGCGGAATATAAGTCTGATATAATTGCGAACTAGTTGCGAAtgatgaatttaataaaaagaaaatataaatatatatattgttaaatggggatcttaaataaaaaaaaaaaaaaaatatgacgaAGACGACGTTGGATTTTAATCAGGGGTGTGATATATTACGTGATAGACGACATGAGGGGCGTGAATTatacaatacaaaaaaaataattaacaaagtcataattttgttttttgtcgatacattttattaattaatattaatattataataattttttaaagttattaaataattgtgaaTAGTCAATTATATAAATGCTACCACCAATtgtacaatttaattaattaatttttatcattggtCGTACCGTGTGATTATAAACTTTAATTgtgcattttattttttaaatgtatgactgtattttattaatttttttttcacttactTTCGCGCATTAAAGTCATCAatcgtaaattattttatcattcatttagtcgaaaaaaaaaactgcaaatgatttattagattttttttaaatttaaatttgtacctttaaattttgaaggtaaaatgaattaacttttaaacaattatGTATCCATTTTGTGACTTTCCAATAATTCAGTCCGTGACGCTCGACGAGCTGCTTCCATTAAATCTGCTCCTGATTTAATACGTCAATGACTTATATAAATACCTGTATAATCGAACGAAATGAATgcatttttctcttttttatttacaaatgtctagtttttttaaacttcaggTCGGCTGGggtgacagaaaaaaataattataaaaattgttaaataaaaaatacaaaataaaaaaaaaaaagaaaattgcgAGCGGTCGGTGGGGAGGGAATCGGAGAAACGGGAGGTTACAAAGTAATGAGTGTAATGTTCTgttaaatatgtaattatataatatacagGAGCGCCCAATAATtctacaattatatttaaaaaaaaaaaaaatacaaaacatagTTTGTAATAGTGTAGATATCATTGTAAAGTCAAAACTCTATTGTCAATCAATCAAGCAAATTATTtgtctaaaatttaaattagattGTAGTACTCGTTACAATATTACTGTAAAACTATTGTCGTAAAACCgtttgaaaaatgtttataatcaTTGTAAAAATTCCGAAACtagatattcttttttttatcaatttctcGATAAGGGGAGAGACCCAGTATCCGATCAGGaaactagtacccgattacTTCTGTaattgtatatctatatttactgaattttgataaatataaatatacaaatacatgaaatgatcgggtactagttctctGATCAGGTCCTGGGTCTTTTACTTTACAGAGAAACTAAAATtccgtaattaataatttgtaataaataaaaagcgaACACATGCAGCAGACTTTTACGAGGAAACACTCGAATCCTTAGATATGTAGgttcactattattattaatattatttttattattatattattattattattatatataaaaaaaactacatcTATATTATAtcaatgtataattatatttttagttattaagtTACAAAACTATAATTTCCCGCTTGTACATATACGCCGtgagctcgaaaaaattaattaatctttaacgaaa
This genomic interval from Microplitis mediator isolate UGA2020A chromosome 2, iyMicMedi2.1, whole genome shotgun sequence contains the following:
- the LOC130663835 gene encoding protein BTG2-like, which codes for MRVEIVSATDFLVQLLRIRSDHMPEYHLSEHQLEMFKLSLTEVLRHHYTDHWFPDSPNRGSGYRCLRINGKMDPVIALAGANVGLVPRLLRASFPRELTMWIDPSEVSYRIGENGSICVLYERSEPEPEEITPRPSSSSSLSSSSSSTYSSSSSASSSSGMSPSPTSSLGSIPQQQQFESCKGSLMHEHSQFNEQFAAFVSS